The Candida dubliniensis CD36 chromosome 2, complete sequence genome contains a region encoding:
- a CDS encoding fatty acid desaturase, putative, giving the protein MSKHSEDPSKGVKVQKRKVASSASTSSSSSTHQQLMNQATKMKRTKINEMKKQKQDFFKRINYSHLFTVVVLPVLAVLYVVLCKQSIVPENEKTLYFTCIYYNITMLAFTSGYHKYFAHNSFKVKIEILKYYFCIFGSSCGLGSIRWWAGLHRAHHHFTDDTERDPYSIKRGFLFSHYAWLLKKPKLTKFYLDFLEQEFPEHPENQKVENEIILDKEMDTEYNVEDIIRQDYDESLRNLLMWQQKTYLFWFFVTTILIPAFITKYVCDDSIVHGVLYPGVLRMFLCQQSLLSTESVCHLKRIHVTIPTQPFNDKNSSTNCNNPLVSFLTYGQSHQNYHHEFPHDYRVDNSYLTYDPTKWFIWVLEKLGAVDELSRTPDNLIVQLKLQQQQQIINRTKSQLNWGTPISKLPLISPTDFKKIISSTSNKDRIYIVIQNIIHDITPFMDQHPGGVALLKASHGKDATKAFYGGVYGHSTAAVNLLATMRIGVLDDGDHEEVWRRVAREESEVSNSTDSRPGNHHTAEAA; this is encoded by the coding sequence TGAAGAGAACTAAgataaatgaaatgaagaaacagaaacagGATTTTTTTAAACGAATAAACTATAGCCATTTGTTTACTGTTGTTGTGCTACCAGTATTGGCGGTTTTGTATGTGGTCCTTTGTAAACAAAGCATCGTTCCTGAGAATGAAAAAACGTTATACTTCACATGTATATATTATAACATTACAATGTTGGCATTCACAAGTGGCTATCACAAGTACTTTGCCCACAATTCCTTTAAAGTAAAAATTGAGATATTGAAGTATTACTTTTGCATTTTTGGAAGCAGCTGTGGACTAGGATCAATTCGATGGTGGGCAGGATTGCATAGGGCACATCATCATTTCACTGACGACACAGAACGAGACCCGTACCTGATTAAAAGAGGATTTTTGTTTAGTCATTACGCATGGCTACTTAAGAAACCTAAGCTCACAAAGTTTTATTTGGATTTCTTGGAACAGGAATTTCCAGAGCATCCAGAAAACCAGAAAGTGGAAAACGAAATTATTTTAGACAAAGAAATGGACACTGAATACAATGTTGAAGATATCATTAGACAGGATTACGATGAAAGCTTACGAAATCTTTTGATGTGGCAACAAAAGACTTATttattttggtttttcGTTACCACCATATTGATACCAGCCTTTATTACGAAATACGTTTGCGACGATTCGATAGTACATGGAGTTTTGTATCCCGGCGTTTTGCGCATGTTTTTATGTCaacaatcattattaaGTACAGAGTCAGTTTGCCATTTAAAGAGAATTCATGTAACAATTCCCACACAACCTTTTAACGACAAGAACTCTTCGACTAATTGCAACAATCCACTAGTATCTTTCTTAACGTATGGACAATCGCACCAGAACTATCATCATGAATTTCCACATGATTACCGTGTTGACAATAGTTATTTAACTTATGACCCTACAAAATGGTTTATTTGGGTTTTGGAGAAGTTGGGTGCAGTTGACGAGTTATCTCGGACTCCTGACAACTTGATTGTGCAGTTGAAAttacaacagcaacagcaaattattaatagaaCAAAGAGTCAGCTAAACTGGGGTACGCCAATTTCCAAGTTACCATTAATTTCACCAACTGATTTCAAAAAGATCATATCGTCAACCTCGAACAAGGATCGCATTTATATAGTTATCCAGAATATCATTCATGATATAACTCCATTCATGGACCAACATCCTGGTGGGGTTGCCCTTTTGAAAGCTTCACATGGAAAAGATGCTACAAAGGCTTTCTATGGTGGTGTTTATGGCCATCTGACTGCTGCAGTGAATTTATTAGCAACAATGAGAATTGGTGTCTTGGATGATGGTGATCACGAAGAAGTTTGGAGACGGGTTGCAAGAGAAGAAAGTGAAGTGTCGAATTCGACTGACTCTAGACCAGGCAACCATCACACTGCTGAAGCAGCATAG